A single genomic interval of Spirosoma taeanense harbors:
- a CDS encoding alpha-2-macroglobulin family protein has translation MLRLFALALLIVILPLSSLAQNRRPDKEFSDYARDWQRADSLAAKGLPKSALAIVNHIYVEAKTARNYPQVAKAAMHRVIFRSYSDEDAYVELVRSLQADIQDTPEPAKSVLQSVLADVYWQYFQQNRYKFYDRATIGQPSGNSNEADFRTWDAHRLIETITGTYLASIEQQALLQKTPISAYDALLDKGDPDARLLRPTLFDLLAHRTISFFQNTEPDLLKPIFRFELDQPDYLRGPAVFANLSIQSRDSLSGRYQALRLYQQLLAFHLTDTDPTALADADVLRLAFVHGYSVVPEKDSLYRQTLTAQMTRYKNQTAEAIYGYQLAYFMASDNRLFQRVEEPFALGSADTAQTRWNRKQAADICRDLIKRYPKTLPGQQAAQLLNRLLQPTYSLQIEPVNAPGQPFRALVTYQNIGQIRYRILRQSIQALTAEQNQSGTEDQRKQIIKNWLRQLAIAEGSVTLPNDGDLYQHSVEMPLAGLPVGQYVLLTTDSTFGNEKVQYVAFSISSISYALTNTRPDNSRQSLFVVNRRTGEPLSDASVALLVVKGQTAGPPSARYQTDDNGQVNVPANALPDQTSFYYLISRGADSLLSDPQYNYNYRGNTSEEPVGTYTKLFTDRAIYRPGQPIYVKGLVYEGKANQFNVKPSQDETIELLDQYGERVSQVTVRTNEFGTYSTSFTAPVGRLTGLMTIQTSHGSTTVRVEEYKRPTFEVTIKPIQQSFRLEQTVTLSAQVKTFAGAVVDEGQVRFRVVRRYRPRWDWWSIRQPRYRSETEITNGVAQTDAQGNVSLSFPALPDRQIARQTNPIFDFIITIDVTDRAGETRSATRTLGIGYSALQIELAIPAQIEKSQPADSAVVTFPVRITNQSGENVSAKGLLTIYRLQPPSYPLRSRLWERPDRQLLSEAEFKRLFPNDLYANELDPRAWPKINRVQQQTLTYPTDSLFKPNLTQYAPGEYVAEMTATSSTGDTIREQAFFSAIDGAQPIASARADGWVQARKATAEPGGEAVFWVGNNQPGWVLMTVEEQHKIKRQEWLKTDGKPRRVAFSVTESQRGGFAVHFLMMQNGRLYQKSQVITVPFTNKQLTIETQTFRNKLRPGQQETWTLTIAGLNQTPAELVATLYDASLDAFARLDWPTTIYEPYRPSGNSWHYVGLYSRQSNPLVYRYRPEPPAPVRQYDQLSWGNYRFTPYGGPLFRRNRVSDQALRVMVQRKGKRLFGIVKNRGGSGVSGVSIFLKGTTTGVSTDTKGTFSLPAASDSKSVVLVFSLIGYRTNEITVSQKTISFRMQPDRQALEEEVAVQYSAAPSKQAMMSARVSKREAGGGGAAQAADAEATTELPEAIAAENTNSANPSTDGLINPRRNFNETAFFFPQLRTDEQGRVVLTFTMPEALTRWRLLAFAHTKDLKTGTFEREIITQKELMITANAPRFVREGDTIRLAARVNNLTGKALSGSATLELVDALTGEPMNSRLPHSASPLSITMAGGQSQSVAWTLVVPAGLEAVTCRLTTRSGSFTDGEEFTIPVLPNRVLITDTQPFWVNGSNSAETKTFKLKELANLTPELPVQHERLTVEVTSNPAWYALQALPYLMEYRYECAEQLFSRLYANSLAAHIVGSQPAFRQVIDEWKRKSPRNPLQSNEELKAVTLENSPWLAEARSEAERQAQLGQLLDQNRMTDEQQRTFYRLKQLQTENGAFRWFGGMTPDLSMTLHILSGFGHLQKLGVRFPDAMQTQLNEMLASAIRYSDAEVKEWITQQQQKSKTSGERPFTETQYLYARSFYPKQPMDKDVLAYLKQRVSNNWLKQSLQGQALAALALARLGDAKTANQILASLRERARESEEMGMYWPDNQSGLFWYQAPIETQAYLMEAFNEIAQDQATIDKMKRWLIRQKQTQSWGSTKATTEAVYALLLRGSDWLSTKSTAQVSLGGQSIESRAMKTEAITGYQKVTYAASEIKPEMGLIQITKRTEGLAWGALYWQHFEPLDRVMPGSAGLSVQKELFIQQHSPGGPVSSPVTSQTYLKPGDLIKVRLVLKTDRAMEYVHLKDGRASGFEPVSALSGYKFQNGLGYYESPRDASTDFFLSYLPIGTHVFEYNLRVAQTGDFSAGVATVQCFYAPEFSAHSAGGRVQVR, from the coding sequence ATGCTGCGCTTATTCGCTCTTGCCCTGTTAATAGTTATTCTGCCTCTCTCTTCTCTGGCGCAGAATCGTCGGCCGGATAAGGAGTTCTCTGATTACGCCCGCGACTGGCAACGAGCCGATTCGCTGGCTGCCAAAGGCTTGCCTAAATCGGCACTGGCGATTGTGAACCATATTTATGTCGAAGCGAAAACGGCGCGCAATTATCCGCAGGTTGCCAAGGCGGCTATGCACCGGGTAATCTTCCGAAGTTATTCCGACGAAGATGCTTATGTAGAGCTGGTTCGTTCCTTACAGGCTGATATACAGGACACCCCAGAACCAGCTAAATCTGTGCTGCAATCAGTGCTGGCAGACGTCTACTGGCAATATTTCCAGCAAAATCGCTACAAGTTTTATGACCGGGCCACCATAGGGCAGCCATCTGGCAATTCGAACGAAGCCGACTTCCGGACCTGGGATGCGCATCGGCTGATTGAAACGATTACGGGAACGTATCTGGCCTCTATTGAGCAGCAGGCTCTGCTCCAGAAAACGCCGATTTCCGCGTATGACGCGCTTCTGGACAAGGGCGACCCCGATGCCCGGCTCCTTCGGCCAACGTTGTTTGATTTACTGGCGCACCGGACTATTTCCTTTTTTCAAAACACCGAGCCTGATCTGCTGAAGCCCATTTTTCGATTTGAACTCGATCAGCCGGATTACCTCAGAGGGCCCGCTGTTTTTGCCAATCTTTCCATACAGAGCCGTGATTCGCTGTCAGGCCGGTATCAGGCGTTACGGCTCTATCAGCAACTGCTGGCATTTCACCTGACCGATACCGACCCGACGGCTCTGGCCGATGCTGATGTGCTGCGGCTGGCGTTTGTGCATGGCTACAGCGTTGTGCCGGAAAAAGATTCATTATACCGCCAGACGTTAACGGCCCAGATGACCAGATACAAAAACCAAACCGCAGAAGCTATTTATGGGTATCAACTGGCCTACTTTATGGCCAGTGATAACAGGTTATTCCAACGAGTTGAAGAGCCATTTGCGCTGGGTAGCGCAGATACTGCCCAAACCCGCTGGAACCGTAAACAGGCGGCTGACATCTGTCGGGATCTGATAAAACGCTACCCGAAAACACTTCCCGGCCAGCAGGCTGCACAGTTGTTGAACCGGCTATTACAGCCGACTTATTCGCTCCAGATAGAGCCGGTAAATGCGCCCGGCCAGCCATTTCGGGCACTCGTGACGTACCAGAATATCGGTCAGATTCGCTACCGGATTCTGCGTCAGTCGATACAGGCGCTTACGGCCGAACAGAATCAATCTGGTACCGAAGACCAACGTAAACAGATTATCAAAAACTGGCTCAGGCAGCTAGCCATCGCAGAAGGATCAGTCACCTTACCTAATGACGGCGATCTCTATCAGCATTCAGTTGAGATGCCGCTTGCGGGCCTTCCCGTTGGTCAATACGTATTGTTGACAACAGACAGCACATTTGGCAATGAAAAGGTTCAGTATGTAGCGTTTAGCATTTCCTCGATTAGTTATGCCTTGACGAATACCCGACCTGACAACTCACGTCAGTCGCTGTTTGTCGTAAACCGGCGAACGGGTGAACCGCTATCCGACGCGTCGGTTGCCTTACTGGTTGTAAAAGGGCAGACAGCAGGCCCCCCATCTGCACGCTATCAGACAGACGATAACGGTCAGGTTAACGTGCCCGCCAATGCACTTCCGGACCAAACCAGCTTTTATTACCTCATCAGCCGGGGGGCCGACTCGTTGCTTTCCGATCCGCAATACAACTACAACTATCGTGGGAATACCAGCGAGGAGCCAGTCGGGACGTACACCAAACTCTTCACCGACCGGGCAATCTACCGGCCCGGCCAGCCCATTTACGTTAAAGGGCTGGTTTACGAAGGAAAGGCTAACCAGTTTAACGTAAAACCCAGCCAGGACGAGACAATCGAACTGCTCGATCAGTATGGCGAACGGGTTTCTCAGGTAACCGTGCGAACCAACGAATTCGGTACGTATAGTACCAGCTTTACAGCACCCGTAGGACGGCTAACGGGCCTGATGACCATCCAGACCAGCCACGGCAGCACAACCGTTCGGGTTGAAGAATACAAACGCCCAACGTTCGAGGTTACGATCAAGCCTATTCAGCAATCATTCCGCCTGGAACAGACCGTTACGCTCTCGGCGCAGGTAAAAACGTTTGCCGGGGCTGTGGTTGATGAAGGACAGGTACGGTTCCGGGTCGTTCGAAGATACCGACCGCGCTGGGACTGGTGGTCTATCCGTCAGCCCCGGTACAGGTCAGAAACCGAAATCACGAATGGCGTGGCGCAAACCGACGCGCAGGGCAACGTAAGTCTGTCGTTTCCTGCCCTGCCCGACCGTCAGATTGCTCGTCAGACCAATCCGATCTTCGACTTCATTATAACGATTGACGTAACCGACCGGGCGGGCGAAACTCGTAGCGCCACCCGGACGCTGGGAATCGGCTATTCGGCTCTTCAGATTGAACTGGCGATTCCAGCCCAGATCGAGAAAAGTCAGCCGGCTGACAGCGCAGTCGTTACGTTTCCGGTACGAATCACGAATCAGTCAGGTGAAAACGTATCTGCCAAAGGCTTGTTAACAATTTACCGGCTTCAACCTCCATCATATCCCCTGCGTAGTCGGCTCTGGGAGCGTCCGGATCGTCAGTTACTAAGCGAAGCGGAGTTTAAGCGGCTGTTTCCCAACGACCTTTACGCCAACGAACTGGACCCGCGTGCGTGGCCAAAAATCAATCGCGTGCAGCAGCAGACGCTAACCTATCCCACCGATTCGCTATTTAAGCCTAACCTGACGCAGTACGCTCCGGGCGAATACGTCGCGGAGATGACTGCTACCAGCTCGACCGGCGATACGATCCGTGAACAGGCATTTTTCTCGGCCATTGACGGGGCGCAACCCATTGCCTCTGCCCGCGCCGACGGCTGGGTGCAGGCGCGGAAGGCCACGGCTGAACCGGGTGGAGAAGCTGTTTTCTGGGTCGGTAACAACCAGCCCGGCTGGGTTTTAATGACGGTGGAAGAACAGCATAAAATCAAACGGCAGGAGTGGCTAAAAACCGATGGTAAACCCCGGCGGGTAGCTTTTTCGGTAACTGAAAGTCAGCGGGGTGGGTTTGCGGTGCATTTTCTGATGATGCAGAACGGACGACTGTACCAGAAATCGCAGGTGATTACGGTTCCATTCACGAATAAGCAGTTGACGATTGAAACCCAGACGTTCCGCAATAAACTCAGGCCCGGCCAGCAGGAAACCTGGACGCTAACAATTGCTGGCCTGAACCAGACACCCGCCGAACTGGTAGCTACTCTTTACGACGCATCGCTGGATGCCTTCGCCCGGCTCGATTGGCCAACGACTATTTACGAGCCGTATCGGCCATCAGGAAACAGTTGGCATTACGTAGGGCTTTATAGCCGGCAAAGCAATCCTCTGGTTTACCGCTACCGGCCTGAGCCCCCCGCTCCTGTCCGCCAGTACGATCAGCTAAGCTGGGGCAACTATCGGTTTACGCCCTACGGTGGTCCTTTGTTTCGACGTAACCGCGTTTCGGATCAGGCTTTGCGCGTAATGGTTCAGCGAAAAGGGAAGCGCTTGTTTGGTATTGTAAAAAACAGGGGTGGATCAGGCGTATCGGGCGTTAGTATCTTCCTGAAAGGCACTACTACCGGGGTGAGTACAGATACAAAGGGAACGTTTTCGCTCCCGGCAGCATCGGATAGTAAATCCGTCGTGCTGGTCTTTTCGCTGATTGGCTATAGAACAAACGAAATAACAGTTAGCCAGAAAACCATCAGCTTCCGAATGCAGCCCGACAGGCAGGCGTTGGAAGAGGAGGTTGCCGTTCAATACAGTGCTGCTCCATCCAAACAGGCTATGATGAGCGCGAGGGTTTCCAAACGGGAAGCAGGGGGCGGAGGTGCCGCTCAGGCTGCTGATGCAGAAGCTACAACGGAATTGCCTGAGGCTATTGCTGCCGAAAATACTAACTCGGCTAATCCATCAACCGACGGACTCATAAACCCACGTCGGAATTTCAACGAAACGGCCTTTTTCTTCCCGCAGCTCCGAACAGATGAGCAGGGCCGCGTGGTTTTGACGTTCACCATGCCGGAAGCTCTCACGCGCTGGCGACTGCTGGCGTTTGCCCACACAAAAGACCTGAAAACCGGAACCTTTGAGCGCGAGATTATTACGCAGAAAGAACTCATGATTACGGCCAATGCCCCGCGCTTCGTTCGGGAGGGGGACACCATCCGGCTCGCGGCCCGCGTAAACAACCTGACCGGGAAGGCTTTATCTGGCTCGGCTACTCTTGAGCTGGTGGATGCGCTGACGGGTGAGCCGATGAATAGTAGACTGCCTCATTCGGCATCTCCCCTCTCCATTACTATGGCGGGTGGCCAGAGCCAGTCGGTTGCCTGGACGCTGGTTGTTCCAGCGGGTCTTGAAGCCGTTACGTGTCGTCTGACGACCCGGTCGGGCAGCTTCACCGATGGCGAAGAGTTTACGATTCCCGTCCTGCCAAACCGGGTGCTTATAACTGATACGCAGCCGTTCTGGGTGAATGGTTCAAATTCAGCAGAAACGAAGACATTCAAGCTGAAAGAACTCGCGAATCTTACGCCGGAACTGCCTGTTCAGCACGAACGGCTAACGGTAGAGGTAACCAGCAATCCGGCTTGGTACGCCCTGCAGGCGCTTCCTTATCTGATGGAGTACCGCTACGAATGCGCCGAACAACTGTTCAGCCGCTTGTACGCCAACAGCCTGGCGGCTCATATAGTTGGAAGTCAGCCCGCGTTCAGGCAGGTAATTGACGAATGGAAACGAAAATCGCCCCGGAACCCGCTTCAGTCTAACGAAGAACTAAAAGCCGTTACGCTGGAAAACTCACCCTGGCTGGCCGAAGCGCGTTCCGAAGCCGAACGGCAGGCGCAGTTGGGTCAGTTGCTCGATCAAAACCGCATGACCGATGAACAACAGCGGACGTTCTATAGACTCAAGCAGTTGCAGACCGAAAACGGTGCGTTTCGCTGGTTCGGCGGCATGACTCCAGACTTGTCTATGACCCTGCATATTCTGAGTGGGTTTGGGCATCTGCAAAAGTTGGGGGTTCGCTTTCCTGACGCGATGCAGACGCAACTAAACGAAATGCTGGCCAGCGCAATTCGCTATTCCGACGCGGAGGTAAAAGAGTGGATTACGCAGCAACAGCAAAAAAGTAAGACGAGCGGTGAACGACCATTTACAGAAACGCAGTACCTCTACGCGCGTAGCTTCTATCCGAAGCAGCCGATGGACAAAGACGTGCTGGCGTATCTGAAACAACGCGTAAGCAATAACTGGCTGAAACAGAGCTTGCAGGGTCAGGCCCTAGCCGCGCTGGCGTTGGCTCGTTTAGGCGATGCAAAAACGGCCAACCAAATCCTGGCTTCGTTACGTGAGCGGGCGCGGGAATCAGAGGAAATGGGTATGTACTGGCCCGATAACCAGTCGGGGCTATTCTGGTACCAGGCCCCTATCGAAACGCAGGCATACCTGATGGAAGCGTTCAATGAGATTGCTCAGGATCAGGCCACTATCGATAAGATGAAACGCTGGTTAATACGTCAGAAACAAACGCAGTCCTGGGGCTCAACAAAAGCTACGACAGAAGCCGTATATGCGTTGCTGTTGCGGGGCAGCGACTGGCTCAGCACAAAATCTACCGCACAGGTTAGTTTAGGCGGTCAGTCCATTGAGAGCCGGGCCATGAAAACCGAAGCCATTACGGGTTATCAGAAAGTAACCTATGCCGCCAGTGAGATCAAGCCGGAGATGGGCCTTATCCAGATCACGAAGAGAACAGAAGGCCTGGCCTGGGGCGCGTTATACTGGCAGCATTTTGAACCCCTGGATCGGGTTATGCCGGGCAGTGCGGGTCTATCGGTTCAGAAAGAACTGTTTATACAGCAGCACTCACCCGGTGGGCCGGTTAGTTCGCCCGTTACGTCGCAAACTTATTTGAAACCCGGCGATCTGATCAAAGTTCGGCTGGTGCTGAAAACCGATCGCGCGATGGAATACGTCCATCTGAAAGACGGTCGTGCATCGGGTTTTGAGCCGGTGAGCGCCCTGTCGGGGTACAAGTTTCAGAACGGCCTTGGTTACTATGAATCGCCCCGCGACGCATCGACGGACTTTTTTCTGAGCTATCTGCCGATAGGAACCCACGTGTTTGAATATAATCTTCGGGTCGCTCAGACCGGCGATTTCTCGGCGGGTGTTGCTACGGTGCAATGCTTCTACGCGCCGGAGTTTTCAGCGCATTCAGCCGGTGGGCGCGTGCAGGTAAGGTGA
- a CDS encoding phage holin family protein codes for MGLIIRILISAVAVYVASVFIPGISVTGGVGTYLIVAIVLGFLNAFIKPILTILTIPITILTLGLFLLVINVLMVYLTAYLIPGFAVSGFISALLFSIVVAIVTALIDAIV; via the coding sequence ATGGGCCTGATTATCCGAATTCTTATCAGCGCAGTGGCCGTTTACGTCGCTAGCGTGTTTATCCCCGGCATCTCCGTAACCGGTGGTGTCGGCACTTATTTAATCGTAGCCATTGTGCTGGGTTTTTTAAATGCGTTCATTAAGCCGATTCTGACGATACTAACCATTCCGATCACGATTCTGACGTTGGGCCTGTTTCTGCTGGTTATCAACGTTCTAATGGTGTATCTGACAGCCTATCTGATACCGGGTTTTGCCGTTAGTGGGTTCATCTCCGCTTTACTTTTCAGTATTGTGGTGGCTATTGTGACCGCCCTGATTGATGCGATTGTCTAG
- the hisIE gene encoding bifunctional phosphoribosyl-AMP cyclohydrolase/phosphoribosyl-ATP diphosphatase HisIE: MNSEINFDKSPDGLIPAVIQDAETGKVLMLGYMNREAYDKTVDEQIVTFFSRSKQRLWTKGETSNNFLHVREILVDCDGDTLLIKTNPAGPVCHTGADTCFEEVNQGKGQFLNYLQSIIHDRKVNPSEKSYTTTLFNRGVNKIAQKVGEEAVELVIEAKDSNDDLFKGEAADLLFHFLVLLEQKNMSLDDIVTVLQSRHQKQ; encoded by the coding sequence ATGAATTCCGAGATTAATTTCGATAAATCCCCCGACGGACTCATTCCCGCTGTAATTCAGGACGCCGAAACCGGTAAAGTTCTGATGCTGGGCTATATGAACCGCGAAGCTTATGACAAAACTGTCGATGAGCAGATCGTAACGTTTTTCAGCCGGAGCAAGCAGCGGTTATGGACCAAAGGCGAAACCTCTAATAACTTTCTGCACGTTCGGGAAATTCTGGTGGATTGCGACGGCGATACGCTGCTGATTAAAACGAACCCAGCCGGGCCCGTTTGTCATACGGGCGCAGATACGTGTTTTGAGGAAGTCAATCAGGGAAAAGGTCAGTTCCTGAATTATCTGCAAAGCATTATTCACGACCGCAAGGTCAACCCCTCGGAAAAGTCCTACACAACGACCCTGTTTAACCGGGGCGTTAATAAGATTGCTCAGAAAGTAGGGGAGGAAGCTGTTGAGCTGGTCATCGAGGCCAAAGACAGTAACGACGATCTGTTCAAGGGGGAAGCGGCCGATTTGCTGTTTCATTTCCTGGTCCTGCTGGAACAGAAAAACATGAGCCTGGACGATATTGTGACGGTATTGCAGAGCCGTCATCAAAAACAATAG
- the trpA gene encoding tryptophan synthase subunit alpha, with product MTQELTQNRITDLFSQKSDRLLSVYFTAGFPNLDDTMPVLRGLQATGVDLVEIGMPYSDPVADGETIQLSNGRALDNGMSLKTLFAQLANCRQEITVPILLMGYINPVLQYGVENFCRMCQSVGVDGVILPDLPLDLFLDEYAPIFRQYGILNVNLITPQTAESRIRLIDQESDGFIYMVSSASITGSTKGISDPMRAYFERIQAMNLRNPRLIGFGINNHETFDTACQYANGAIVGSAFIRHLQDHGTSAESIQSFVQTIRS from the coding sequence ATGACCCAGGAACTCACCCAAAACCGCATCACTGACCTGTTTTCGCAGAAAAGCGACCGGTTGCTCAGCGTTTATTTCACGGCTGGCTTTCCAAATCTCGACGATACAATGCCTGTTCTGCGCGGTTTGCAGGCGACTGGCGTTGATCTGGTCGAAATTGGAATGCCTTACTCAGATCCCGTTGCCGACGGCGAAACGATCCAGCTAAGCAACGGACGGGCACTGGACAACGGGATGTCGCTGAAAACGCTCTTTGCCCAGTTAGCCAACTGTCGTCAGGAAATCACCGTTCCGATACTGCTGATGGGATACATCAACCCGGTTCTGCAGTACGGTGTCGAGAATTTTTGCCGGATGTGCCAGTCGGTTGGTGTGGATGGGGTTATCCTGCCCGACCTGCCGCTGGATTTATTTCTCGATGAGTACGCGCCGATTTTTCGTCAGTATGGTATCCTGAACGTAAATCTCATTACGCCCCAAACGGCAGAGAGCCGCATCCGGCTGATTGATCAGGAGTCGGATGGGTTTATCTATATGGTGTCATCGGCGAGTATTACCGGCTCAACAAAAGGTATCAGCGATCCAATGCGAGCGTATTTTGAGCGCATTCAGGCGATGAATCTACGTAACCCGCGCCTGATTGGCTTTGGCATCAATAACCACGAAACCTTCGATACGGCCTGTCAGTACGCCAACGGCGCGATTGTAGGTAGTGCGTTTATCCGGCATTTACAGGACCACGGCACTTCGGCCGAGAGCATCCAGTCGTTTGTGCAGACGATTCGGTCCTGA